One region of Synechococcus elongatus PCC 11801 genomic DNA includes:
- a CDS encoding gamma-glutamyltransferase family protein yields MTSVARRLGRSPIYAQNVVATSHPLATAAGIEALRAGGNAIDAAIAAAITLTVVEPTGNGVGGDTFAQIWTGDRLYGLNASGRSPKAWTPERFAHLPQMPQQGWESVTVPGAVSAWVALSDRWGQLPFAQLFQEAIRHAEEGFAIAPQVAYWWRFYAPETAPTVGEWQRNPELAQSLRQIAESHGEAFYRGDLARKIIAAAQAAGGGQTLADWAEHQVEWVEPLSVSYSGAEVWALPPNSQGIITPIALELLKRWRGPEAASESGTNQHRLLEVVRAALDLGYRELGDLDWMPLTPAELLHPRRLDRLAATLSPKVAATYATQSTPTGGTVYLCTADAQGRMVSLIQSNYQGFGARVEVPGTGLTFNNRGACFVLTPGHPNQVGPQKRPFHTLTPGFLTRNGQALAAFGVMGGPLQAQAQVQLLHRLLDRGENVQAAIEAPRWEAQTNGTVRIEPGFPSATYASLTRRGHRLERQPEPRLGGGQIIWRQPRGYVAASDPRKDGQASGF; encoded by the coding sequence ATGACTTCTGTTGCGAGGCGGCTGGGGCGCAGCCCTATCTATGCCCAGAATGTGGTTGCCACCTCGCATCCACTCGCGACTGCTGCAGGCATTGAAGCGCTGCGTGCTGGTGGTAATGCCATTGATGCCGCGATCGCAGCGGCCATTACCCTCACGGTTGTCGAACCGACAGGAAACGGTGTTGGTGGCGACACCTTTGCCCAAATCTGGACGGGCGATCGCCTCTATGGCTTGAATGCGTCCGGGCGATCGCCCAAGGCTTGGACCCCGGAACGGTTTGCACACTTACCGCAGATGCCCCAGCAGGGATGGGAGAGCGTCACGGTGCCCGGAGCCGTTTCTGCGTGGGTCGCACTCTCCGATCGCTGGGGACAGCTCCCGTTCGCCCAACTGTTCCAAGAAGCCATTCGCCACGCAGAAGAAGGGTTTGCGATCGCCCCTCAAGTGGCCTACTGGTGGCGTTTCTATGCCCCAGAGACCGCCCCAACCGTCGGAGAATGGCAGCGCAATCCAGAACTTGCCCAGAGTCTCCGCCAAATTGCTGAGAGTCATGGCGAGGCGTTTTATCGCGGGGATCTGGCTCGGAAAATAATCGCAGCGGCTCAGGCAGCCGGTGGCGGACAAACCCTCGCAGATTGGGCCGAGCATCAAGTGGAATGGGTGGAACCTCTTTCGGTCAGCTACAGCGGGGCAGAGGTCTGGGCCTTGCCACCCAACAGCCAAGGCATAATTACGCCGATTGCCTTGGAACTGCTCAAGCGTTGGCGCGGACCAGAAGCCGCGAGTGAAAGCGGCACGAATCAACATCGGCTGCTGGAAGTGGTGCGAGCTGCCCTCGATCTGGGCTATCGCGAACTCGGGGATCTAGATTGGATGCCTCTGACGCCAGCTGAACTGCTCCATCCCCGACGACTCGATCGCCTCGCCGCCACCCTCAGTCCCAAAGTGGCAGCAACCTATGCGACTCAAAGCACTCCGACGGGCGGCACTGTCTACCTCTGCACTGCCGATGCTCAGGGGCGAATGGTGTCCTTGATTCAGTCCAACTATCAGGGATTTGGGGCGCGGGTCGAGGTCCCGGGCACAGGGCTGACTTTCAATAATCGTGGGGCTTGCTTTGTTCTCACCCCCGGACATCCCAATCAGGTGGGGCCCCAGAAACGACCCTTTCATACCTTGACGCCGGGTTTTTTGACGCGGAATGGTCAAGCCCTCGCCGCCTTTGGCGTTATGGGCGGGCCGCTCCAAGCTCAGGCACAGGTGCAGCTCCTGCATCGCCTTTTAGATCGCGGCGAGAATGTCCAAGCGGCGATCGAAGCCCCTCGCTGGGAAGCCCAAACCAACGGCACCGTGCGGATTGAACCCGGGTTCCCGTCAGCAACCTATGCCAGCTTGACTCGTCGCGGTCATCGCCTAGAGCGGCAGCCAGAACCCAGACTGGGTGGTGGACAAATCATTTGGCGACAGCCCCGAGGCTATGTCGCCGCTTCCGATCCGCGTAAGGATGGCCAGGCCTCAGGCTTCTAG
- a CDS encoding type II toxin-antitoxin system RelE/ParE family toxin, with amino-acid sequence MIIGFSSNETKLIFEGFKSRDYPPDIQRAALRKLLLIDAATSVNDLRVPPGHRLEKLAGDRKGQYSIRINDQWRICFVWTAENNADQVEIVDYH; translated from the coding sequence GTGATCATCGGCTTCAGCTCCAACGAAACTAAGCTCATCTTTGAGGGTTTTAAGTCTCGCGATTACCCGCCAGATATTCAAAGAGCTGCCTTGCGTAAGCTGCTACTGATCGACGCAGCAACATCCGTCAATGATTTACGGGTCCCCCCTGGCCACCGGCTAGAAAAACTCGCAGGCGATCGCAAGGGGCAATACAGCATTCGGATCAACGATCAATGGCGAATCTGCTTTGTTTGGACCGCTGAGAATAATGCCGACCAAGTTGAAATCGTAGACTACCACTGA
- a CDS encoding thermonuclease family protein: MFLGWGDRLKQLMPVGSSMRLRTFNRDRFGRLIAEVFYQGKNVSLQMVREGQAVVYRQYLIGCDRNAYLSAELEAKAIEF, from the coding sequence GTGTTTTTGGGATGGGGCGATCGCCTTAAGCAACTCATGCCAGTGGGTTCATCGATGAGGTTGAGGACGTTCAACCGCGATCGCTTCGGGCGGTTGATCGCGGAGGTGTTTTACCAAGGAAAGAATGTGAGCCTTCAGATGGTCAGAGAAGGTCAGGCGGTGGTGTACCGGCAGTATCTAATCGGATGCGATCGCAATGCTTATTTGTCTGCGGAGTTAGAAGCAAAGGCGATCGAGTTTTAG
- a CDS encoding acetamidase/formamidase family protein yields MAKRRDFLLGAAATAAAAAVLRPSKGKAQTKREEMIALKEGFVGQYQGGVYLLPATDETVQWGWFNNAETPRARIKSGDTIILETMMASQNQVLPGVSIEEITRLRVDNPGRGPHTITGPVFIEGAEPGDVLKVKINRIVPRTYGCNWNLPGELGLGQFPKLFPEPQAKYFYLDMARGKTEFLPGIELPVRPFPGILGVARAESGQYSTVPPGPFGGNMDCREMVEGTTVYLPVFVEGALLWSGDSHAVQGNGEINLTAVESAFNELNLTVEVIKKKPLSWPRIESDTHWMTVGYDRDMNKAIRIMEEETIKFLAEWKGLNSSDARRYMATYGDIRVAEVVNQLKGVYCMLSKTDGPAMAALPMKDTRTDFVTHAVNADAMEAMNQAALTLVNRIKDEKRLTALDAYSLASLALDARIGRMEAGAYHIHCLMPKSTWVS; encoded by the coding sequence GTGGCAAAACGTCGTGATTTTTTGTTGGGTGCTGCTGCGACGGCGGCTGCCGCGGCTGTGCTGCGTCCCTCTAAGGGCAAGGCCCAGACGAAGCGTGAGGAAATGATCGCGCTGAAGGAGGGCTTTGTGGGCCAGTATCAGGGGGGCGTCTATCTCCTGCCTGCTACGGATGAAACTGTGCAGTGGGGCTGGTTCAACAATGCCGAAACGCCCCGCGCCCGTATTAAGTCGGGGGATACCATCATCCTCGAAACGATGATGGCCTCCCAAAACCAAGTGCTTCCTGGCGTTTCCATTGAGGAAATCACTCGCCTGCGGGTCGATAATCCTGGCCGTGGCCCTCACACCATTACTGGGCCTGTATTTATTGAAGGGGCCGAGCCGGGCGACGTTCTAAAGGTAAAAATTAACCGGATTGTTCCCCGCACCTACGGCTGCAACTGGAACCTGCCGGGTGAGTTGGGTTTGGGTCAATTTCCCAAGCTTTTCCCCGAACCTCAGGCCAAGTATTTTTACTTGGATATGGCTCGCGGCAAGACCGAATTCCTACCCGGTATCGAGCTACCGGTGCGGCCCTTCCCCGGCATTTTGGGCGTAGCCCGCGCCGAGAGCGGCCAGTACAGCACCGTTCCTCCTGGCCCCTTTGGCGGCAACATGGACTGCCGGGAAATGGTAGAAGGCACAACGGTTTATCTGCCTGTATTTGTGGAAGGGGCACTGCTATGGTCGGGTGACTCCCACGCGGTGCAGGGCAACGGCGAAATCAACCTGACGGCGGTAGAGTCGGCCTTCAACGAACTCAACCTCACGGTAGAGGTCATCAAGAAGAAGCCCCTGTCTTGGCCCCGAATTGAATCCGACACCCACTGGATGACTGTGGGCTACGACCGCGACATGAACAAGGCCATCCGCATTATGGAAGAGGAAACGATCAAGTTTCTGGCGGAATGGAAGGGCCTGAACAGCAGCGATGCCCGCCGCTACATGGCCACCTATGGCGATATTCGGGTAGCCGAAGTCGTTAATCAGCTCAAGGGTGTGTATTGCATGCTGTCTAAAACCGACGGTCCCGCCATGGCTGCGCTGCCGATGAAGGATACCCGCACGGATTTCGTTACCCATGCGGTCAACGCCGACGCTATGGAAGCCATGAACCAGGCGGCGCTAACGCTCGTTAATCGCATCAAAGATGAAAAGAGGCTAACGGCGCTGGACGCCTACTCCCTAGCGAGCTTGGCGCTGGATGCCCGTATTGGCCGTATGGAAGCGGGGGCTTACCATATCCACTGCCTCATGCCCAAATCTACTTGGGTGTCCTAG
- a CDS encoding HigA family addiction module antitoxin — translation MDENRLPNIHPGEILRLDFLEPLEITPYRLSKAIGVPQTRISEILAEKRSITADTALRLSKYFGNSPQFWMNLQAQYDLRQAQVENPEAYAHIPALQLTH, via the coding sequence ATGGACGAAAATCGACTGCCTAACATTCATCCCGGAGAAATTCTGAGGCTAGACTTTCTCGAGCCTTTGGAAATCACGCCCTATCGCCTCAGTAAGGCTATTGGGGTTCCGCAGACCCGCATTAGTGAAATTCTGGCTGAGAAGCGCAGCATCACTGCAGACACAGCCCTGCGCTTATCCAAGTACTTCGGCAATAGCCCTCAATTTTGGATGAACTTGCAAGCCCAATACGATTTACGTCAGGCTCAAGTAGAGAATCCAGAAGCTTACGCGCACATTCCCGCCCTTCAACTGACTCATTGA